One Hordeum vulgare subsp. vulgare chromosome 4H, MorexV3_pseudomolecules_assembly, whole genome shotgun sequence DNA window includes the following coding sequences:
- the LOC123446864 gene encoding probable fatty acyl-CoA reductase 5, giving the protein MAGSGTTLDEARIIDYFRNKSVLITGATGFLGKIMVEKILRVQPDVKRIYLPVRAADAAAARRRVETEVVGKELFGVLREWHGAGFDAFVADKVVALAGDVMRAGFGVDPATLRDLRLADELNVIVNGAATTNFYERYDVALDVNVVGVRHMCDFARKCPNLEVLMHVSTAYVAGEKQGLVPERPFRDGETLREDGTSLDIDAELRLSRDLRKQMEADDTVDPKAQRKAMKDLGLTRARHFGWPNTYVFTKSMGEMMLAQMMRGGDVPVVIIRPSIITSVQNDPLPGWIEGTRTIDAILIGYAKQSLSCFLADLDLTMDVMPGDMVVNAMMAATVAHASSRSSKPEKKPPPPPQQPHSVLAAPTVYHVSSSLRHPAPYAVLYRTGMRYFEEHPRVGPDGRTVRTRKVRFLGSIPAFHLFMVLKYRVPLELLRLLSILCCGLFGLAALYHDLARKYRFVMQLVDLYGPFSLFKGCFDDVNLNKLRLAMVDGDHANVNVGGLFNFDPKTLDWDDYFFKVHIPGVMKYVLK; this is encoded by the exons GGTGCGGGCCGCCGACGCCGCCGCGGCGAGGCGCCGGGTGGAGACCGAG GTGGTGGGGAAGGAGCTGTTCGGGGTGCTGCGGGAGTGGCACGGAGCCGGGTTCGACGCCTTCGTCGCCGACAAGGTGGTGGCGCTGGCCGGCGACGTCATGCGCGCGGGCTTCGGCGTCGACCCCGCCACGCTGCGGGACCTCCGGCTCGCCGACGAGCTCAACGTCATCGTCAacggcgccgccaccaccaacTTCTACGAAAG GTACGACGTGGCCCTTGACGTGAACGTGGTGGGGGTGAGGCACATGTGCGACTTCGCCCGTAAATGCCCCAACCTCGAGGTGCTCATGCACGTCTCCACGGCCTACGTCGCCGGCGAGAAGCAGGGGCTGGTGCCGGAGAGGCCGTTCAGGGACGGCGAGACGCTTCGCGAGGATGGCACCTCCCTCGACATCGACGCCGAGCTGAGGCTCTCCAGGGACCTCAGGAAGCAGATGGAGGCCGACGACACTGTGGACCCCAAGGCCCAGAGGAAGGCCATGAAGGACCTCGGCCTCACCAG GGCGCGGCACTTTGGGTGGCCCAACACGTACGTGTTCACCAAGTCCATGGGGGAGATGATGCTGGCCCAGATGATGCGCGGGGGCGATGTCCCCGTCGTCATCATCCGGCCCAGCATCATCACCAGCGTCCAGAACGACCCGCTGCCCGGATGGATCGAAGGCACCAG GACGATCGACGCGATCCTGATCGGGTACGCGAAGCAGAGCCTGTCGTGCTTCCTCGCCGACCTCGACCTCACCATGGACGTG ATGCCCGGCGACATGGTGGTGAACGCAATGATGGCTGCCACGGTGGCGCACGCCTCCTCACGGTCGTCGAAGCCGGAGAAGAAGCCGCCTCCGCCTCCACAGCAACCTCACTCGGTGCTGGCCGCACCGACGGTGTACCACGTGAGCTCGTCGTTGCGCCACCCGGCTCCTTACGCGGTGTTGTACCGGACCGGGATGCGGTACTTCGAGGAGCACCCGCGGGTGGGGCCTGATGGCCGCACCGTGCGCACCCGCAAGGTGCGGTTCCTTGGCAGCATCCCGGCATTCCACCTCTTCATGGTGCTCAAGTACCGTGTCCCCCTTGAGCTCCTTCGCCTGCTCTCCATCCTTTGTTGCGGCCTCTTTGGCCTCGCCGCTCTATACCATGACCTCGCCCGCAAGTATAG GTTTGTGATGCAGCTGGTGGACCTGTATGGCCCCTTCTCGCTCTTCAAGGGTTGCTTCGACGATGTCAACCTCAACAAGCTCAGGCTCGCCATGGTCGACGGTGACCATGCCAATGTTAATGTCGGCGGGCTATTCAACTTTGACCCAAAGACCCTCGACTGGGACGACTACTTCTTCAAGGTCCACATCCCTGGTGTCATGAAGTACGTCCTCAAGTGA
- the LOC123446863 gene encoding GDSL esterase/lipase At5g03610-like → MAYSCTLHAVYKYRQRTGGPAHTTNRAIAHTHGAIAHTHGARQVNRGRPHTPRPRSTTAPMERRRKSRPPSVAAAAGALLLCLATLVVVATAAGCHAGGERRGRGSRRHRHREQLWVFGDSYADTGNLGNLGRELTHAWYDPYGNTFPRRPAGRFSDGRVLTDFVAKALGMRTPVAYKARRRASPEALARGMNFAVGGAGVLDTGNFQRNISAQIDLFQDMHRRRQRTGCGGIGRRTALVVVSGNDYAYAAADKDNGTSAAIAYIPTVVRELREQLRRLRGEAGMRRVVVTNLHPMGCTPVFTRPLNYTGCDPLANAGAAQHNAALRSVLATLDPNNRTFLLLDVHTPFAAFLLNDDDNDDKSDKRFASTLRPCCESFRPDGYCGEEDENGTRQYTLCDDPGRFFYWDDVHPTQAAWAAVARTFRAAVKSFLST, encoded by the exons atgGCCTACAGCTGCACCCTGCACGCCGTCTATAAATACCGCCAGCGCACCGGCGGGCCGGCCCACACCACAAACCGCGCCATCGCTCACACACACGGCGCCATCGCTCACACACACGGCGCCAGACAAGTTAACCGAGGCCGGCCACACACACCTCGACCGCGATCGACGACGGCGCCCATGGAGCGTCGCCGGAAGAGCCGCCCGCCGTcggtggccgccgccgccggagccctCCTTCTCT GCCTGGCGACGCTGGTGGTGGTGGCCACGGCGGCCGGCTGCCACGCGGGCGGCGAGCGGCGGGGGAGGGGGAGCCGTCGGCATCGTCACCGGGAGCAGCTGTGGGTGTTCGGCGACTCGTACGCGGACACGGGCAACCTGGGGAACCTGGGGCGGGAGCTCACCCACGCCTGGTACGACCCATACGGCAACACCTTCCCCCGCCGCCCCGCCGGCCGCTTCTCCGACGGCCGCGTCCTCACCGACTTCGTCG CCAAGGCGCTGGGGATGCGGACGCCGGTGGCGTACAAGGCGCGGCGGCGGGCGTCGCCGGAGGCGCTCGCCCGCGGCATGAACTTCGCCGTGGGCGGCGCCGGCGTGCTCGACACCGGCAACTTCCAGCGAAACATCAGCGCACAGATCGACCTCTTCCAGGACATGCACCGCCGCCGGCAGCGGACGGGCTGCGGCGGCATCGGCAGGCGGACGGCGCTCGTCGTCGTCTCCGGCAACGACTACGCCTACGCCGCCGCCGACAAGGACAACGGCACCAGC GCGGCGATCGCGTACATCCCGACGGTGGTGCGGGAGCTCCGGGAGCAGCTCCGGCGGCTGCGCGGCGAGGCGGGGATGCGGAGGGTGGTGGTGACCAACCTGCACCCCATGGGGTGCACGCCGGTGTTCACCCGCCCGCTCAACTACACCGGCTGCGACCCGCTGGCCAACGCCGGCGCCGCCCAGCACAACGCCGCACTCCGGTCGGTCCTCGCCACCCTCGACCCCAACAACCGCAcattcctcctcctcgacgtccaCACCCCCTTCGCCGCCTTCCTcctcaacgacgacgacaacgatgacaaaagCGACAAGAGGTTCGCGAGCACGCTGCGGCCGTGCTGCGAGAGCTTCAGGCCCGACGGCTactgcggcgaggaggacgagaaCGGCACGCGGCAGTACACCCTCTGCGACGACCCCGGCCGCTTCTTCTACTGGGACGACGTGCACCCGACGCAGGCCGCCTGGGCCGCCGTCGCCCGAACCTTCAGGGCCGCCGTCAAGAGCTTCCTCTCCACCTGA
- the LOC123446862 gene encoding protein HIRA, with the protein MLTEKPSWVRHDGLQIFSIDIQPSGLRFATGGGDQKVRIWNMKSVSKDNQNDDSNQRLLATMRDHFGSVNCVRWAKHGRYLASGSDDQAILIHERKAGSGTSEFGSGEPADIENWKVVMTLRGHTADVVDLNWSPDDSTLASGSLDNTVHIWSMTNGICTAVLRGHSSLVKGVTWDPIGSFIASQSDDKTVIIWRTSDWSLAHKTEGHWSKSLGSTFFRRLAWSPCGHFITTTHGFQKPRHSAPVLERGEWTATFDFLGHNAPVVVVKFNHSMFRKHLATGQDAKTAPAGWANGASKTSAKEYQPYNVIAIGSQDRTITVWTTAGARPLFVAKHFFTQSVVDLSWSPDGYSLFACSLDGSVATFHFEAKELGYRLSDSELDELKRSRYGDVRGRQSNLAESPAQLLLEEASVKQLSTKKATPIVQQYQAPPKVPADVPNPPPVVESQKAPETLPEGEKKTAGQAADDTSKVTRVSSPVKQREYRRPDGRKRIIPEAVGFPSNQENLSNRPQNQAVDFSSLDQRMRPGENGIRSSYSTGNCNNCGVRERSGITARANISESLVIQKASAGTGRDGRLSVEHTGSVVPGSLASSSELSIFVFNKKDNDDSLPVCLEAKPVERSAGDMIGLGGSFSTKETEIRCTKGTETLWSDRISGKVTVLAGNANFWAVGCEDGCLQVYTKCGMRAMPAMMMGSSAVFIDCDDCWKLLLVTRRGLMYIWDLNNRTCILQDSLASLVTSPDEASTKDAGTVKVISAKFSRCGSPLVVLATRHAFLYDMSMKCWLRIADDCFPASNFSSSFSSTQGGELGKLQIDIGKFMARKPVWSRVTDDGVQTRAHLETQLAASLALKSSQEYRQCLLSYIRFLAREADESRLREVCESFLGPPMGMVGAVSTDANNPSWDPDVLGMKKHKLLREDILPSMATNRKVQRLLNEFMDLLSEYESAAEENIDKMDVIPPAADAKVDKMDVTPPAADAKVDKMDVTPPATEAKDAAA; encoded by the exons ATGCTGACGGAGAAGCCCAGCTGGGTTCGCCATGACGGCCTGCAGATCTTCTCCATCGACATCCAGCCCAGCGGCCTCCGCTTCGCCACGGGGGGTGGCGACCAGAAG GTTCGCATATGGAACATGAAATCTGTGAGCAAGGACAACCAAAATGATGATTCCAACCAAAGATTGCTGGCTACAATGCGTGACCATTTTGGGTCAGTAAACTGTGTGAGATgggccaagcatggacgctatcttgCTTCAGGATCAGACGATCAAGCTATCCTAATTCATGAAAGGAAAGCTGGTTCCGGTACATCTGAGTTTGGAAGTGGAGAGCCTGCAGATATAGAAAATTGGAAGGTCGTTATGACCTTAAGGGGGCATACTGCGGACGTG GTAGATCTAAATTGGTCCCCTGATGACTCGACATTGGCTAGCGGCAGCTTGGACAATACTGTTCACATTTGGAGCATGACGAACGGTATTTGCACCGCCGTCTTGCGGGGGCATTCCAGTTTAGTTAAAGGAGTTACTTGGGATCCTATTGGATCTTTTATTGCAAGCCAGTCAGACGACAAGACTGTTATCATATGGCGTACGAGTGACTGGAGTCTTGCTCACAAGACCGAAGGCCATTGGTCAAAATCT CTTGGGTCGACATTTTTTAGGCGGCTTGCTTGGTCGCCCTGTGGCCACTTCATAACCACAACTCATGGTTTCCAGAAACCCAGGCACTCGGCCCCTGTGCTTGAACGGGGCGAGTGGACTGCAACTTTTGACTTTCTGGGACATAACGCGCCTGTGGTGGTCGTGAAGTTTAATCACTCGATGTTCCGTAAGCATTTAGCTACTGGTCAAGACGCAAAGACGGCACCAGCTGGATGGGCCAATGGAGCATCAAAAACATCAGCAAAAGAATATCAACCATATAATGTTATTGCTATTGGAAGTCAAGACCGGACTATCACTGTTTGGACAACAGCAGGTGCCCGGCCATTGTTTGTTGCTAAGCATTTCTTCACTCAAAGTGTGGTTGATTTATCTTG GAGCCCTGATGGTTATTCACTTTTCGCCTGCTCTCTGGATGGATCGGTTGCGACCTTTCACTTTGAAGCAAAGGAGCTCGGATACAGGCTAAGTGATTCTGAACTGGATGAATTAAAAAGGAGTAGATATGGTGATGTCAGAGGGAGGCAATCAAATCTAGCTGAAAGCCCTGCGCAGTTGCTGCTAGAAGAAGCATCAGTGAAGCAATTGTCTACCAAGAAGGCGACACCTATCGTCCAACAATATCAAGCGCCCCCAAAAGTTCCTGCAGATGTACCTAACCCACCTCCTGTTGTGGAGAGTCAGAAAGCTCCTGAAACTCTACCTGAAGGCGAAAAGAAAACAGCAGGTCAAGCGGCTGATGACACCTCTAAAGTTACTCGGGTATCTAGTCCAGTAAAACAAAGGGAATACCGGCGTCCTGATGGTCGGAAAAGAATAATTCCAGAGGCTGTGGGATTTCCTTCTAACCAGGAAAACCTGTCCAACCGTCCCCAGAATCAAGCTGTTGATTTTTCATCCCTAGATCAGCGAATGCGCCCTGGAGAGAATGGAATAAGATCATCCTACAGTACCGGTAACTGTAACAATTGTGGAGTTAGGGAACGCTCTGGCATCACAGCAAGAGCTAACATTAGCGAAAGTCTTGTTATTCAAAAAGCATCAGCTGGTACTGGCAGGGATGGAAGGTTGAGTGTTGAACACACTGGTTCTGTAGTTCCAGGCTCACTTGCCTCCTCCTCTGAGCTCTCTATTTTTGTATTCAATAAGAAGGACAATGATGATTCTTTGCCAGTTTGCCTTGAAGCCAAGCCAGTAGAACGTTCTGCAGGCGATATGATTGGACTGGGTGGTTCCTTTTCAACAAAAGAAACCGAGATTAGATGTACAAAAGGAACAGAAACTCTTTGGTCAGATCGCATCTCTGGAAAAGTTACTGTCTTGGCTGGTAATGCAAACTTCTGGGCAGTTGGCTGTGAAGATGGCTGCCTGCAG GTTTACACAAAATGTGGGATGCGAGCAATGCCAGCGATGATGATGGGCTCCTCAGCTGTTTTTATAGATTGTGATGACTGCTGGAAATTGTTACTTGTAACAAGGAGAGGTTTAATGTACATATGGGATCTGAATAACAGGACCTGCATCTTGCAAGATTCTTTGGCTTCTCTGGTTACCTCTCCAGATGAGGCATCAACAAAAGATGCTG GTACAGTAAAGGTTATATCTGCCAAGTTCTCAAGATGTGGTTCGCCCTTGGTTGTCCTTGCCACCCGCCATGCTTTCCTCTATGACATGAGCATGAAGTGCTGGCTAAGGATTGCAGATGATTGTTTTCCAGCATCAAATTTTTCTAGCTCGTTTAGTTCTACTCAAGGTGGAGAGCTAGGAAAGTTGCAGATTGATATAGGAAAGTTCATGGCTAGAAAGCCAGTTTGGAGCAG GGTTACGGACGATGGGGTGCAGACGCGGGCCCATCTTGAGACCCAGCTAGCAGCTTCGTTGGCTTTGAAATCTTCACAGGAATATCGCCAATGCCTCCTATCCTACATAAGGTTTTTGGCCAG agaggcagatgaatctcGCCTACGTGAAGTCTGTGAGAGCTTTCTTGGCCCTCCCATGGGCATGGTTGGTGCTGTGTCTACTGATGCGAATAATCCATCATGGGATCCTGATGTTCTT GGAATGAAGAAACATAAACTTCTCAGGGAAGACATACTTCCTTCAATGGCGACCAACCGCAAAGTCCAGCGGCTGTTGAACGAGTTCATGGACCTGCTGTCAGAGTACGAAAGCGCCGCCGAGGAAAACATCGACAAAATGGACGTGATACCTCCAGCAGCAGATGCAAAGGTCGATAAAATGGACgtgacacctccagcagcagatgCCAAGGTCGATAAAATGGACGTGACACCTCCCGCGACAGAAGCCAAGGACGCCGCCGCATAG